The proteins below are encoded in one region of Gambusia affinis linkage group LG07, SWU_Gaff_1.0, whole genome shotgun sequence:
- the LOC122834053 gene encoding ral GTPase-activating protein subunit beta-like isoform X4: MDQFLKGQVSVLSSFPPSVGRDIAVAVVKPLAAGLGNPSTRSLLRTDRQVKWTMEVLCYGLTLPLDRDTVKLCVDIYTDWMMALVSQKSSTPPPISRDPNLYVQRILRHLYILFLPRSGQVSPVYLSLCQQVLSSAQSLARESSVMSNETWQALLHFLLRINHTLLAPPTPAGGLSDLSVAVLLEVWLLACSRCFPCRSLWQTFRQMFSSWRHQPAVVEQWSRVAAGLTSRLIPQMFGPSFPPFQVPDEDASLVPPDMEGERLSHTWFKFLHLFSNPVDLIGPAAGSSLDEDVQLPGIFFRAMRSVSVLVDAFLGVIERTSEQTEHLLPNTELGARSQSRDRLPSLGFSVIRSPFRDRLPSYGFSRPRSGSAPPTPVNFPTTPEAPPIKSSSSSCKQQTPSSPHHWKSSFCPPSSCPPLSSTPRCPAHPLRCNVDSLLHLFGSWLFEAALITSGKQADVTVMSDRWAAGRAEACGTLCRIFTCKKTAENIQSIYLSRFYLVLLRSLQDACPPVLVSVLLNSTRLFCCDLRGVNLLLPSFVSVLETVLLDRDLIRFKGLVSPVDLRRSSIFILLSLMPLPVQLGPAQIQNSVDLMMGCEDATAGDFLSYKPRLCSLLIGALQTETDSSNIQLLLATILNVVHDMAAAEAPPPSPDPGQSRRSDHRNQEVQFRATSGTSRTRTPTTQSEAAVLWVHVVRLLTQRLTSQWRNDPAVCLSALEVLGGLAKVEVQVEVSERRRAVGSVCTYIVFQCGRPPPLHSRDLHSIIVAAFCCLNTWLTQNPVLLHQQECLLEVLEIVELGISGSRSRQDQKVVWKDDKDLNPASLRVKEAAEATLSCIMQASGAGPDASFRDNALVLDDSSLKRSRYFVLEGSVILATMEPTPDRPDQEPSPSLLVILRGPSGHHSWTLQLHLLPKDGRDVQTQAAVVPRQPRLSDEDAGQRRSINHQLVLEHMERVPSVGADQSIPPLIRTEDQQQLDHLRVTLKTQQEIEAQPRLSSHSVAMATCRPPSPVSCFQVTRLFLSHLGLLTPESVKDPGVSSMQPALLSLDSSLPGFSDSLRRLDQLPSRNSDCAFVFYMRAGQKTPREILGNVDKKTSISGPFLDFLSSLGCPEEVGGASRSELGAVLGDSGGGVFDGRRFVLKFADALTEITFIVPSSHTYTDWLKCYDEAEHTAASSSNQKRAEIRPSEDIRSCQSVSSFFRSDSKLLIVWVERFEDIEKFPLTDLLLETRAQTETGSSNIQLIFIHPLKTGLFRICFHGNASTKLGLVVPLVNGMVTSRRSLGFLLTEMVSNCSRRCRLDSDSAPPPHVRRKHLINDIVLCYKSRCSEPAFYTALFQL; this comes from the exons ATGGACCAGTTCCTGAAAGGCCAGGTGAGCGTGCTCAGCAGTTTCCCGCCTTCTGTGGGCAGAGATATTGCTGTTGCCGTGGTGAAGCCCCTAGCAGCAGGCCTGGGAAACCCCAGCACCCGCAGCCTGCTGCGTACTGACCGGCAG GTGAAGTGGACCATGGAGGTCCTCTGTTACGGTTTGACTCTGCCATTGGACAGGGACACTGTCAAACTCTGTGTGGACATCTACACTGATTGGATGATGGCCCTGGTGTCCCAAAAAAGCTCCACCCCTCCACCAATCAGCAGAGACCCTAATCTGTATGTCCAGAGGATCCTTCGGCATCTCTACATCCTCTTCCTACCCAG GTCAGGCCAGGTGAGTCCGGTCTACCTGTCTCTCTGCCAGCAGGTCTTGAGTTCTGCTCAGTCTCTTGCCAGAGAGAGTTCAGTGATGAGCAACGAAACCTGGCAGGCTCTCCTGCATTTCCTGCTGCGCATCAACCACACCCTGTTGGCTCCACCCACTCCTGCAG GTGGCTTGTCGGACCTTTCCGTAGCAGTCCTCCTGGAGGTGTGGCTGCTGGCATGTTCTCGATGTTTTCCGTGCCGCTCCTTGTGGCAGACGTTCAGGCAGATGTTCAGCAGCTGGAGGCATCAGCCTGCGGTGGTGGAGCAGTGGAGCCGGGTCGCTGCAGGACTAACCTCCAG ACTCATTCCTCAGATGTTTGGACCTTCCTTCCCTCCCTTCCAGGTTCCAGATGAAGATGCTTCTCTGGTTCCTCCAGACATGGAAGGTGAACGTCTTTCTCACACCTGGTTCAAGTTCCTGCACCTGTTCAG TAATCCAGTGGATCTGATTGGCCCAGCAGCCGGTTCCTCCCTGGACGAAGACGTTCAGCTGCCAGGAATCTTCTTCAGGGCCATGAGATCAGTCAGTGTACTGGTTGACGCCTTCCTCG GTGTGATTGAAAGAACCTCAGAACAAACAGAGCATTTGCTACCAAACACAG agctTGGTGCCAGAAGTCAATCCAGAGACAGACTGCCTTCTCTGG GTTTCTCTGTGATCAGAAGTCCGTTTAGAGACCGCCTCCCATCGTATG gGTTCTCACGGCCTCGTTCTGGAAGTGCCCCGCCCACACCTGTTAACTTCCCCACGACACCTGAAGCCCCGCCTATTAAAAGCTCCTCATCTTCATGTAAACAACAG ACACCTTCATCCCCCCATCACTGGAAGTCTTCCTTCTGTCCGCCCTCTTCCTGTCCTCCTCTGAGCTCCACCCCGCGATGCCCCGCCCACCCTCTCAGGTGTAACGTGGATTCCCTCCTGCACCTGTTTGGCTCCTGGCTGTTTGAAGCTGCTCTAATAACTTCAG GTAAACAAGCTGATGTCACTGTGATGTCAGACCGATGGGCAGCAGGGAGAGCAGAGGCCTGCGGGACGCTCTGCAGGATTTTCACCTGCAAGAAGacagcagaaaacattcagtccatCTACCTGTCTAG GTTCTACCTGGTTCTCCTGCGGAGCCTCCAGGACGCCTGTCCGCCTGTCCTGGTCTCTGTCCTGCTGAACTCCACCCGTCTGTTCTGCTGCGACCTGAGAGGGGTCAACCTACTGCTGCCGTCCTTTGTCTCTGTCCTGGAGACGGTACTGCTGGACAG GGATCTGATCCGGTTTAAGGGCCTCGTCAGTCCGGTGGATTTAAGGCGCTCCTCCATCTTCATCCTGCTGTCTCTGATGCCCCTCCCCGTGCAGCTTGGACCAGCCCAAATACAG AACTCTGTGGATTTGATGATGGGCTGTGAGGATGCCACAGCAGGTGACTTCCTGTCTTATAAGCCCCGCCTCTGCAGCCTTCTGATTGGAGCtttgcagacagaaacagactCAAGCAACATCCAGCTGCTCCTGG CCACCATATTGAATGTAGTCCATGACAtggctgcagcagaggctccTCCTCCCTCACCTGATCCTGGTCAG tCCAGAAGGTCTGACCATCGGAACCAGGAGGTCCAATTCAGGGCAACCAGTGGAACCAGCAGGACCAGGACACCAA cCACCCAATCAGAAGCAGCAGTCCTTTGGGTTCATGTTGTCCGTCTGCTGACTCAGCGTTTGACGTCTCAGTGGAGAAATGACCCTGCAGTTTGTCTGTCTGCACTGGAAGTACTGGGAGGACTGGCCAAG GTGGAGGTCCAGGTGGAGGTCTCGGAGCGGCGCCGGGCCGTCGGTTCTGTCTGCACCTACATCGTGTTCCAGTGCGGCCGTCCTCCTCCGCTCCACTCTAGAGACCTACATTCTATCATCGTCGCTGCTTTCTGCTGCCTGAACACCTGGCTGACCCAGAACCCGGTTCTGCTGCACCAGCAG GAGTGTCTGCTGGAGGTTTTGGAGATTGTGGAGTTGGGGATCTCAGGCAGCAGGTCCAGACAAGACCAGAAAGTTGTGTGGAAGGACGACAAAGATCTGAACCCGGCCTCTCTGAGGGTGAAGGAGGCGGCGGAGGCAACACTGAGCTG tatCATGCAGGCTTCCGGAGCGGGTCCAGATGCGTCGTTCAGAGACAACGCCCTGGTGTTGGATGACAGCAGCCTGAAGAGGTCCCGATATTTTGTTCTGGAAGGTTCTGTGATTCTGGCTACAATGGAGCCAACACCAGATCGACCTGATCAAG AGCCCAGTCCGTCTCTGCTGGTGATCTTGAGGGGACCGTCGGGACATCACAGCTGGACTCTACAGCTACACCTGCTGCCCAAAGACGGCCGAGACGTTCAG ACGCAGGCGGCGGTTGTCCCAAGACAGCCGCGTCTCTCCGATGAAGACGCTGGACAGAGACGGTCCATCAACCACCAGCTGGTTCTGGAGCACATGGAGAGAGTTCCTTCAGTCGGAGCAGATCAGAGCATCCCTCCTCTGATCAGAACTGAG GACCAGCAACAGTTGGACCATCTGCGAGTTACCTTGAAGACCCAACAAGAAATTGAAGCTCAGCCTCGGCTGAGCAGCCattcagttgctatggcaacctGTAGACCACCTTCTCCTGTCAGCTGCTTCCAGGTGACCAGACTCTTCCTGTCCCACCTGGGTTTGCTGACTCCAGAGAGTGTGAAG GATCCAGGTGTCAGCAGCATGCAGCCCGCGCTCTTGTCTTTGGACTCGTCTCTTCCAGGTTTCTCAGATAGCCTGAGACGTTTGGATCAGCTTCCATCCAGAAACAGTGACTGTGCGTTTGTGTTCTACATGAGAGCAGGGCAGAAGACACCTAGAGAG ATCTTGGGGAATGTGGACAAGAAGACGAGCATCAGCGGTCCTTTCTTGGATTTCCTGTCATCTCTTGGTTGTCCTGAAGAGGTGGGCGGAGCCAGTCGTTCAG AACTCGGGGCTGTTCTGGGGGACAGCGGAGGCGGCGTGTTCGATGGACGGAGGTTCGTCCTGAAGTTTGCCGATGCTTTGACGGAAATCACCTTCATTGTTCCTTCATCACACACCTACA ctgattggctgaagtGCTATGATGAGGCAGAGCACACCGCTGCTTCATCATCTAACCAGAAAAGAGCTGAG ATCCGTCCATCAGAAGACATCCGGTCCTGTCAGAGTGTCTCATCATTTTTCCGATCAGACTCAAAGCTGCTGATTGTTTGGGTTGAACGCTTTGAGGACATTG agaaGTTTCCTCTGACCGATCTGCTGCTGGAGACGAGAGCGCAGACAGAGACTGG TTCCTCCAACATCCAATTGATCTTCATCCATCCTCTGAAGACGGGACTCTTCAGGatctgtttccatggaaacgcCTCCACCAAGCTAGGACTGGTCGTCCCATTGGTGAATGGGATGGTGACCAGCAGGAGGTCTCTGG GGTTCCTGCTCACAGAGATGGTGTCTAACTGCTCTCGCCGCTGTCGCTTGGACAGTGACTCCGCCCCTCCGCCTCACGTCAGAAGGAAACACCTGATCAATGACATCGTCCTCTGCTATAAGAGCCGCTGCTCTGAACCCGCCTTCTACACCGCCCTATTCCAGCTTTGA
- the LOC122834053 gene encoding ral GTPase-activating protein subunit beta-like isoform X1 codes for MDQFLKGQVSVLSSFPPSVGRDIAVAVVKPLAAGLGNPSTRSLLRTDRQVKWTMEVLCYGLTLPLDRDTVKLCVDIYTDWMMALVSQKSSTPPPISRDPNLYVQRILRHLYILFLPRSGQVSPVYLSLCQQVLSSAQSLARESSVMSNETWQALLHFLLRINHTLLAPPTPAGGLSDLSVAVLLEVWLLACSRCFPCRSLWQTFRQMFSSWRHQPAVVEQWSRVAAGLTSRLIPQMFGPSFPPFQVPDEDASLVPPDMEGERLSHTWFKFLHLFSNPVDLIGPAAGSSLDEDVQLPGIFFRAMRSVSVLVDAFLGVIERTSEQTEHLLPNTELGARSQSRDRLPSLGKQPQSTDPVHQNSSVVLVHLPMIFPPGFSVIRSPFRDRLPSYGFSRPRSGSAPPTPVNFPTTPEAPPIKSSSSSCKQQTPSSPHHWKSSFCPPSSCPPLSSTPRCPAHPLRCNVDSLLHLFGSWLFEAALITSGKQADVTVMSDRWAAGRAEACGTLCRIFTCKKTAENIQSIYLSRFYLVLLRSLQDACPPVLVSVLLNSTRLFCCDLRGVNLLLPSFVSVLETVLLDRDLIRFKGLVSPVDLRRSSIFILLSLMPLPVQLGPAQIQNSVDLMMGCEDATAGDFLSYKPRLCSLLIGALQTETDSSNIQLLLATILNVVHDMAAAEAPPPSPDPGQSRRSDHRNQEVQFRATSGTSRTRTPTTQSEAAVLWVHVVRLLTQRLTSQWRNDPAVCLSALEVLGGLAKVEVQVEVSERRRAVGSVCTYIVFQCGRPPPLHSRDLHSIIVAAFCCLNTWLTQNPVLLHQQECLLEVLEIVELGISGSRSRQDQKVVWKDDKDLNPASLRVKEAAEATLSCIMQASGAGPDASFRDNALVLDDSSLKRSRYFVLEGSVILATMEPTPDRPDQEPSPSLLVILRGPSGHHSWTLQLHLLPKDGRDVQTQAAVVPRQPRLSDEDAGQRRSINHQLVLEHMERVPSVGADQSIPPLIRTEDQQQLDHLRVTLKTQQEIEAQPRLSSHSVAMATCRPPSPVSCFQVTRLFLSHLGLLTPESVKDPGVSSMQPALLSLDSSLPGFSDSLRRLDQLPSRNSDCAFVFYMRAGQKTPREILGNVDKKTSISGPFLDFLSSLGCPEEVGGASRSELGAVLGDSGGGVFDGRRFVLKFADALTEITFIVPSSHTYTDWLKCYDEAEHTAASSSNQKRAEIRPSEDIRSCQSVSSFFRSDSKLLIVWVERFEDIEKFPLTDLLLETRAQTETGSSNIQLIFIHPLKTGLFRICFHGNASTKLGLVVPLVNGMVTSRRSLGFLLTEMVSNCSRRCRLDSDSAPPPHVRRKHLINDIVLCYKSRCSEPAFYTALFQL; via the exons ATGGACCAGTTCCTGAAAGGCCAGGTGAGCGTGCTCAGCAGTTTCCCGCCTTCTGTGGGCAGAGATATTGCTGTTGCCGTGGTGAAGCCCCTAGCAGCAGGCCTGGGAAACCCCAGCACCCGCAGCCTGCTGCGTACTGACCGGCAG GTGAAGTGGACCATGGAGGTCCTCTGTTACGGTTTGACTCTGCCATTGGACAGGGACACTGTCAAACTCTGTGTGGACATCTACACTGATTGGATGATGGCCCTGGTGTCCCAAAAAAGCTCCACCCCTCCACCAATCAGCAGAGACCCTAATCTGTATGTCCAGAGGATCCTTCGGCATCTCTACATCCTCTTCCTACCCAG GTCAGGCCAGGTGAGTCCGGTCTACCTGTCTCTCTGCCAGCAGGTCTTGAGTTCTGCTCAGTCTCTTGCCAGAGAGAGTTCAGTGATGAGCAACGAAACCTGGCAGGCTCTCCTGCATTTCCTGCTGCGCATCAACCACACCCTGTTGGCTCCACCCACTCCTGCAG GTGGCTTGTCGGACCTTTCCGTAGCAGTCCTCCTGGAGGTGTGGCTGCTGGCATGTTCTCGATGTTTTCCGTGCCGCTCCTTGTGGCAGACGTTCAGGCAGATGTTCAGCAGCTGGAGGCATCAGCCTGCGGTGGTGGAGCAGTGGAGCCGGGTCGCTGCAGGACTAACCTCCAG ACTCATTCCTCAGATGTTTGGACCTTCCTTCCCTCCCTTCCAGGTTCCAGATGAAGATGCTTCTCTGGTTCCTCCAGACATGGAAGGTGAACGTCTTTCTCACACCTGGTTCAAGTTCCTGCACCTGTTCAG TAATCCAGTGGATCTGATTGGCCCAGCAGCCGGTTCCTCCCTGGACGAAGACGTTCAGCTGCCAGGAATCTTCTTCAGGGCCATGAGATCAGTCAGTGTACTGGTTGACGCCTTCCTCG GTGTGATTGAAAGAACCTCAGAACAAACAGAGCATTTGCTACCAAACACAG agctTGGTGCCAGAAGTCAATCCAGAGACAGACTGCCTTCTCTGGGTAAACAACCTCAGTCCACCGACCCTGTCCATCAGAACtcctctgtggttctggttcatcTCCCTATGATCTTTCCTCCAGGTTTCTCTGTGATCAGAAGTCCGTTTAGAGACCGCCTCCCATCGTATG gGTTCTCACGGCCTCGTTCTGGAAGTGCCCCGCCCACACCTGTTAACTTCCCCACGACACCTGAAGCCCCGCCTATTAAAAGCTCCTCATCTTCATGTAAACAACAG ACACCTTCATCCCCCCATCACTGGAAGTCTTCCTTCTGTCCGCCCTCTTCCTGTCCTCCTCTGAGCTCCACCCCGCGATGCCCCGCCCACCCTCTCAGGTGTAACGTGGATTCCCTCCTGCACCTGTTTGGCTCCTGGCTGTTTGAAGCTGCTCTAATAACTTCAG GTAAACAAGCTGATGTCACTGTGATGTCAGACCGATGGGCAGCAGGGAGAGCAGAGGCCTGCGGGACGCTCTGCAGGATTTTCACCTGCAAGAAGacagcagaaaacattcagtccatCTACCTGTCTAG GTTCTACCTGGTTCTCCTGCGGAGCCTCCAGGACGCCTGTCCGCCTGTCCTGGTCTCTGTCCTGCTGAACTCCACCCGTCTGTTCTGCTGCGACCTGAGAGGGGTCAACCTACTGCTGCCGTCCTTTGTCTCTGTCCTGGAGACGGTACTGCTGGACAG GGATCTGATCCGGTTTAAGGGCCTCGTCAGTCCGGTGGATTTAAGGCGCTCCTCCATCTTCATCCTGCTGTCTCTGATGCCCCTCCCCGTGCAGCTTGGACCAGCCCAAATACAG AACTCTGTGGATTTGATGATGGGCTGTGAGGATGCCACAGCAGGTGACTTCCTGTCTTATAAGCCCCGCCTCTGCAGCCTTCTGATTGGAGCtttgcagacagaaacagactCAAGCAACATCCAGCTGCTCCTGG CCACCATATTGAATGTAGTCCATGACAtggctgcagcagaggctccTCCTCCCTCACCTGATCCTGGTCAG tCCAGAAGGTCTGACCATCGGAACCAGGAGGTCCAATTCAGGGCAACCAGTGGAACCAGCAGGACCAGGACACCAA cCACCCAATCAGAAGCAGCAGTCCTTTGGGTTCATGTTGTCCGTCTGCTGACTCAGCGTTTGACGTCTCAGTGGAGAAATGACCCTGCAGTTTGTCTGTCTGCACTGGAAGTACTGGGAGGACTGGCCAAG GTGGAGGTCCAGGTGGAGGTCTCGGAGCGGCGCCGGGCCGTCGGTTCTGTCTGCACCTACATCGTGTTCCAGTGCGGCCGTCCTCCTCCGCTCCACTCTAGAGACCTACATTCTATCATCGTCGCTGCTTTCTGCTGCCTGAACACCTGGCTGACCCAGAACCCGGTTCTGCTGCACCAGCAG GAGTGTCTGCTGGAGGTTTTGGAGATTGTGGAGTTGGGGATCTCAGGCAGCAGGTCCAGACAAGACCAGAAAGTTGTGTGGAAGGACGACAAAGATCTGAACCCGGCCTCTCTGAGGGTGAAGGAGGCGGCGGAGGCAACACTGAGCTG tatCATGCAGGCTTCCGGAGCGGGTCCAGATGCGTCGTTCAGAGACAACGCCCTGGTGTTGGATGACAGCAGCCTGAAGAGGTCCCGATATTTTGTTCTGGAAGGTTCTGTGATTCTGGCTACAATGGAGCCAACACCAGATCGACCTGATCAAG AGCCCAGTCCGTCTCTGCTGGTGATCTTGAGGGGACCGTCGGGACATCACAGCTGGACTCTACAGCTACACCTGCTGCCCAAAGACGGCCGAGACGTTCAG ACGCAGGCGGCGGTTGTCCCAAGACAGCCGCGTCTCTCCGATGAAGACGCTGGACAGAGACGGTCCATCAACCACCAGCTGGTTCTGGAGCACATGGAGAGAGTTCCTTCAGTCGGAGCAGATCAGAGCATCCCTCCTCTGATCAGAACTGAG GACCAGCAACAGTTGGACCATCTGCGAGTTACCTTGAAGACCCAACAAGAAATTGAAGCTCAGCCTCGGCTGAGCAGCCattcagttgctatggcaacctGTAGACCACCTTCTCCTGTCAGCTGCTTCCAGGTGACCAGACTCTTCCTGTCCCACCTGGGTTTGCTGACTCCAGAGAGTGTGAAG GATCCAGGTGTCAGCAGCATGCAGCCCGCGCTCTTGTCTTTGGACTCGTCTCTTCCAGGTTTCTCAGATAGCCTGAGACGTTTGGATCAGCTTCCATCCAGAAACAGTGACTGTGCGTTTGTGTTCTACATGAGAGCAGGGCAGAAGACACCTAGAGAG ATCTTGGGGAATGTGGACAAGAAGACGAGCATCAGCGGTCCTTTCTTGGATTTCCTGTCATCTCTTGGTTGTCCTGAAGAGGTGGGCGGAGCCAGTCGTTCAG AACTCGGGGCTGTTCTGGGGGACAGCGGAGGCGGCGTGTTCGATGGACGGAGGTTCGTCCTGAAGTTTGCCGATGCTTTGACGGAAATCACCTTCATTGTTCCTTCATCACACACCTACA ctgattggctgaagtGCTATGATGAGGCAGAGCACACCGCTGCTTCATCATCTAACCAGAAAAGAGCTGAG ATCCGTCCATCAGAAGACATCCGGTCCTGTCAGAGTGTCTCATCATTTTTCCGATCAGACTCAAAGCTGCTGATTGTTTGGGTTGAACGCTTTGAGGACATTG agaaGTTTCCTCTGACCGATCTGCTGCTGGAGACGAGAGCGCAGACAGAGACTGG TTCCTCCAACATCCAATTGATCTTCATCCATCCTCTGAAGACGGGACTCTTCAGGatctgtttccatggaaacgcCTCCACCAAGCTAGGACTGGTCGTCCCATTGGTGAATGGGATGGTGACCAGCAGGAGGTCTCTGG GGTTCCTGCTCACAGAGATGGTGTCTAACTGCTCTCGCCGCTGTCGCTTGGACAGTGACTCCGCCCCTCCGCCTCACGTCAGAAGGAAACACCTGATCAATGACATCGTCCTCTGCTATAAGAGCCGCTGCTCTGAACCCGCCTTCTACACCGCCCTATTCCAGCTTTGA